The window TTAAGCACCTACACCAGTTCCACACTGCTAGGTAGCAGAAAAAACAAATGATGTTCATGTGCAAGTTCAGGGAAACAGTGGAAAGCACCATGAAGTTCATGACATAGACAGTGTTCAGTGGAAGCACCTGAAACAGTGCAGTCAATAGTGTTGAGAGACTAATTACTCAGGCTTTAGCAGACATTAGCTAGTGCTTTGCAATTTGCAATTTGCATTACTCTCTGATCACCCAATTGCATATACATGTGCACCTACATTCTAGCAATACACAAGTGAATAGGAACCTACAGGAAACATAGGCATGGGCTACTCTTGGGATCGTCATTTTTGGACTACTTGACTTTACACCGACCTAGTTATTTTACTGGTCTACTTGTTCCTACCAGTTGGAGCACAGCTTGGCGTTAAGTGTGAACACAAACGAAATATTAAGTGAAAGCAAAGATGTTGATGAATCTCCCTTGCATTGGTGGAGCTCATTTCACCTGGTATATTATACATttctataatatataaaatataaaaatagattacAAGATAAAAAGCAAGTAATGGGGTGGTAACCTCagatcttcttcatttaaaatTGATCTACTTCATAATAATGTAACACTTTCGTATAGGTCAaaatgaaatgataattttaacCATATAAGTGGATTCTTTCCATTTTAAGTGATATCGAAAGAAAGAGGGTTGTTCTTAATTACCTCCTGCAATGGGTggaaaataagaataatatcTTCTTCCACCTGACCATATAATTAAAAACTTCTATAATCATTTGTTTAGTACAAAGTAATCTAATATAGGACTTAATAGTTAATAACTTTATATGCACCCTTACATAGCACACTCatacaacttttattttttggcttggtTGGTAAAaagtttcactttttttttttttttttttaattgttaaagtaataaattgtaattataatatttcttttGGGTCCAACACTAacatacttattttttattagcaCATATTGCTTCAACAATTATAAAGAatgattgtgaaaattttaatgtcATAAGactaattatttttcttatttcttttcatttctttccctCACTATATATGCCTGCCCAGCTGGTGCCTCTGAACATTGATTTGGTGGGCCATTTAGATCTGAAATTCTTCATTATTTTGGATTTGTTGGAGCTGCTGTGTAATATTTTTCGTTTGTATTTCCACCAAGGATAACAAAGTATCAATTCAAAACATACAATCATGATATccagagattttttttttctttctaaatagaGTAACTTAGAAATTGAAAAGTATCACAAGTGGGTTagccaaaaacataaaaacatcaagcaacttttttttgttgctttggCGGTCCTACGTACGTTTCTTTTGACCTGATATGAGTTTTAAATATTTGGGATAGAaatttagtaattaattttAGTGCGTGCAAGCTTTACGTACTATTTCAAGTAGTGTGCGTGAACCTAAACTATTGCATGCAACTTTGGCATTTACTATACACTTGCATCTCGGGTTTTAAGGTCAACTACCTATAAAAGAGGCAGCCTATATGTCCAACAGTCCAGGTACTGAGGGACAGTGGGAGCAATTTGGTCATGAAAGTAAAGGGAAACAAAGTTGGCCAAGTAGTGAATACTTATAgttagcttatatatatatatatatatatatatatgtacatgcACGCACATGTTTGAGAATATGGATTTTAGTTAGTTTGGTAAAGTTTATTGTCGTCACGtcaaatacaaaatttagattGAAGGGTAGATTTAAGTATAATCCTTTACATATTATACTTGAGTAGGAGGGGTAAATTTAGGTATAATTCTTTACATattatactttaattttttcaaacaatATAGTTGTGTTAATTATTAAATCATATGGATAAATTTAATTGTCTacaaataagaattttttttttttttgatgtgtttCACTGATCAAATCTAAGATATTTAGGAAATTGTACACGGAAAGTTTTAAACTCATGGGaaataacaattattatttaactGTGAAATTAAAGCCAAAGGCTGAAATAAAGTTGGCATGCAACTCATTGCTAAATTTACTTGGAATGCTCCCCTCTTTTTCTGAGAAGGCtcagaaagttttttttttttttttggtgaaaggcTCAGAAAGTTAATTAATATAGGATGACATATATGCAATAATGGAGCTTTGGAATTCATGTATGtggaaactatatatataattgcatGGCCTTTCACCTCATAGACATGACAAGTAGTACTGCTTAGAATAAAGCAGTTAAGGTCAATAAATTAGCTAGCTTTTTTGCATTGCATTAGCATGataaaaagacaaataaaattaCAGAGAGAGACCCTTGCCTTCCTTGAAGACTTACAAGTACTTTTTTAAAGAGGTAATATTAGGTGTTTCGGATATTTGTATTCTTATACTCACATGAGGGTGAGCTCCATAAATGTGAGACTTATCCTTATATGAGTGAAAGAATACATACATCTGAAATATCTTATATTTTCTCCCTCATAAAACACTAATTAAATGACTAAAACCCTACACACTACAACATGCAAACTAAACTTTAGAAACACATACAGTCATTAATTAGACCAATACCATGGATAGCTAGCTAGCAAAGTACAATAATATTAAAACCACAAGTACGTCCCCTTGAAAAGGCTAAGGGTTAACAGCTGACTGATCATCCTTGCGTTTATTGGGTTCTTCTGCTTTTTCCTTCTCACTTATATCTCCATTTGCATGGTCATTTCCATTAACATTTTTAAGTGCAGCTACAGGATTCAGTTCTGGACACCCAATTGTGCCTAGCTTAACTACATCAATGATGTGCTCGGATAATTGTTGCAGCTTCGGCTCCTTCATCTTTTTGGCATTCTTGTAAAATACGTAGAGGCTCATCTGAACTATGCCGAAGATAAATCCCACAGTATTTGGAAGCTTTTgattatgcaaaaaaataaaaaataaaagaatgatgttaataacaatataaaaaacaacGAAGGATAATACTAAAGTTACTATCAATTTCACTACAAGATATTTATAAACTGATTTAAAAGTTACACATAAGTTGTAAAATCTATATGGTAAAATTTGACGAGTATTTGGAGGTTTGTAATGCACTTACAGCAATGTAATGGTCCTTGAGAAGAAGGCCATAAAAGAACCACATCACTGCACCTAAGGTCAGGAAGAAAGATAAAGGAAATGGCATGTACTCCACGCTCTGGGTTCTTATAACTTGTCTCTGCAGAATAAATGATGGTTGTAAATACATGAgtcatttttcacaaaaataagaTAGGTCCAAGAAAAAACTTTATAAAGCAAAAGAAACATATATTCTTTGAAGTAAGGCTCACCATGATACAAAGTGGGGCAGCAAATACACATAGGTTGAATACCAAACAAATCCATCCAATAATTTGTAAACGCTGGGAGCCTTTTGCCAGGAAGAGAGTAAGTAGAAGCATGAGGCCAAACCCCAAAACGTTTAACAGAAGGAGAAGCTTCACAGTCAGGATCTGAAAGATTTAGACCATTATTCAATTagaatacaaatatattttgataattaaagAAGAAACTTAACAACTTAGTAGGAAAAAGTTGtgaaatctatatttttatacCCTGGCATTCTTGGTTGCATAAAATACGAAGACGCTGAGGTAGATTGTTTCGATTATGCAGCCAACTGCGTTTATGGTGATGAGAAGCTTTGCATCCATCTTAAGCAATGCATAATAGATCCACAGCATTGAACTGAAGAGTGCTACCACATATGGAAGTGATTGAAATcctgcagtagatttcttcttgtatatttgaaaaaatgttgGCCTGCAACGAAAACCAAAACATTGAATCATATATTTAGACCCTTTCTCATTGATTAGTCAACTTTgagttggaaagaaaaaaaaaacagtgagCTAAAGCAGCACTTACAGTGGAGCTAGGAAGACCATAAATGAAATGACGTTGCCTGCAACAATTAGAAAACATGAATAACAAAGTATGTTATTAGTTCTTTGAAGAATTTGCATAGTCATATATCACCTTCCTAGCTACAACTTCATATACCAAATAGTTAGGAGagaatttttgaaatatgaatGTCATGAGCAATGCATGTCCATTAAATTACTTAACGGACTAAAAACGAATGTGCATGCACAAAGTTGCATTGAAGTATATGATGTTAGAATATccaaaataatgttttcaagcaaataaatttaaattttctaacacACATACAATTACAGTTTGTGACTACGTACCTAGTAGCCCAAAAGCAAAAGTCAAAGTTTGGTGAGGGGCCatttttcaaacacaaactaaaAATCCTCCTTAACTACAATTGCCTAAAGACCTTTGatactctctctatctctcaataGCTGAAGTATTCAAGAGAATGCTTAGCTGCTATCTACTAACTCTCAATTGACAATGGTACGAGTTTACAAGGTGTGGGCGAGAGTGAATTTATAGTGAGTAGGGAATGGTCAAGTTGCAACTTGAGTGTGTGTGAAGCATCATGTAACTTTCGGCTTTTTGTCTATTTGTTAAGTCTGAATTGTAGCCCATTGAGCCTCACTTAGTTTCCTTTAATCTAACAAAACTATACAGTAGCTAAATTAAGTCATAATCTCTCCAATTCTTAGTATGCAAACATATGCCATTGGTCCCACTTAAGTCCTTTATGATGTGTCGTGGTTTTGGAGGTTTCCAGTGAAGTTCTAACTAGGAGCTTATTAAGCTCTTGAAGCTTCCATGAAATGTATCATGGTGCAGCTCTGCTTCATCTAAGAATATTCATATGGTGacgaggtaaaaaaaaaactccatttAACAAACCAAATGACAGTAATAATTATGCAATGACCAAAACCAAAAGGTTTCATATGTTATCTAATGTTTCAATAAAATTCTCATATTAATTCTATGACAATGACTAGAAGAGAGATTAGATTATAGTATTATACTCTAAATGGGTAAGCAATGTGAActtattacatatatttttagctTGTAGTTATAAACAGTTTTTTTTGGGAGTTGGTTATATTTGTGTGAAGTGATGTTTGGCTTACAGCTACTACAAACTTATTATCTGTCTTACACATTGATTTGAGGGAATTTcttaaagatgaaaaaatccAATACATTCGAGCTACTTTTTATGGACAATTGCACCATTTTCAATTAAAAGTTCacattttaattaacttttgtCCCTTTTACTAATTCTTTCTTAACTAATGTCTAATAGTCCcgttaacaaaaaattaatactaaagacatataaattttacaatagttaaattgacaaatttttattgatttttatctgAACTTAtcattgacattatttttttattaccgCTAATAATCTGTCATATTAATCAATTGGGTATAAAATTTTTTGGGTCCATatattttctcttaaaaaaagcCCTAGTATTTTCTTTTCGATAGGTTTAGAGGCACAACAAATTTTCAGTTGTTAAAGtaacaagttattattggtagataaaaaaataatactatatAAGAATTAGTATAAAAAACTTGTTAAGTTTAACTGTTGTAAAAAATGTAATGAAAGTATTGTATCTGCAGCATTACCCTTTTCCTTTTCATGTGTGATATGTTAGTAGCTGCAATCATAATGTTTCTTATTTCATAAAAAGACATATACTCTTCCGTTCCACACAGTATGTTTTGTTTTACAAACAAAACATGAGTTAAACCTacatttttagttaaaaaacaCGCAGTATTATGCAAAAGAAACATGCCCTTCATAAAAAGTATTTCATTCTGtcattctaaaaaaacaaaataagagaagaagataTATACAAGGTGGGGCCTATATTAAAATGGCATATTCTCTTGTACAGTACGAGACAAGTTTTAAGACTTAATTCCTCTCCCCATGGAGAGTCCCTTAATAAGCTTTTTGATGTGTAATCGCACTTGATGGGGATTGAGTTAGTCATTTTTACTGatttggcataaaaaaaaaaaaacaatcaagtTGTGAATTAGAGGCTCAACATCATGATGAAAGATGTGCACTGTCTTTGCTGTCCAGCCAAGACAGTATGAGACAAGTTTTAAGACTTAATTCCTCTCCCCATGGAGAGTCCCTTAATATACTTTTTGATGTGTAATCGCACTTGATGGGGATTGAGCTAGTCATTTTTACTGATTTGGTATAAAAAAACAATCAAGTTGTGAATTAGAGGCTCATCATGATGGAAGATGTACACTGTCTTTGCTGTCCAGCCAAGAAATACCTTTTCTTTGTTGATCAACCGCGTGCTTCACATA of the Quercus robur chromosome 10, dhQueRobu3.1, whole genome shotgun sequence genome contains:
- the LOC126703143 gene encoding bidirectional sugar transporter SWEET12-like, producing MAPHQTLTFAFGLLGNVISFMVFLAPLPTFFQIYKKKSTAGFQSLPYVVALFSSMLWIYYALLKMDAKLLITINAVGCIIETIYLSVFVFYATKNARILTVKLLLLLNVLGFGLMLLLTLFLAKGSQRLQIIGWICLVFNLCVFAAPLCIMRQVIRTQSVEYMPFPLSFFLTLGAVMWFFYGLLLKDHYIALPNTVGFIFGIVQMSLYVFYKNAKKMKEPKLQQLSEHIIDVVKLGTIGCPELNPVAALKNVNGNDHANGDISEKEKAEEPNKRKDDQSAVNP